One segment of Elusimicrobiota bacterium DNA contains the following:
- the speB gene encoding agmatinase gives MKTKKLSYVPVLGQKQNFLGLPFPHCDLDKAKFAVVPVAFERTTSYIKGTVHGPSKLLAASHQLEFYDEELSEEIGFSHGIATIKPLKPTPRVESKEFLLKTSSVVRELAQRGKFVATVGGEHTITFAPVNAMKDVYPDLSILYIDAHADLRDSYEGTPWNHACALRRSIEACHSAGGRGVTALVGIRSMDVTEARYIQDNRTLALFDAHRCRRLATEINRIIEHLGEHVYISIDLDGLDPSVIPGVGTPQPGGLGWYDLLDLLKAVFDHRKVVGVDLMELAPLKGQVVSEFAAAKLLYRVFGYAARGRPLATK, from the coding sequence ATGAAAACTAAGAAACTAAGCTACGTCCCCGTTCTCGGCCAAAAACAGAATTTTTTAGGCCTCCCGTTTCCTCATTGCGATCTCGATAAAGCCAAATTCGCGGTGGTGCCCGTGGCTTTTGAGCGGACCACGTCTTATATCAAAGGCACGGTGCACGGTCCCTCCAAACTGTTGGCCGCCAGCCATCAGCTTGAATTTTATGATGAGGAGCTTTCCGAAGAAATCGGTTTTTCGCATGGCATCGCCACGATCAAGCCGCTGAAACCTACGCCCAGGGTGGAGTCCAAAGAATTTCTCTTGAAAACTTCATCGGTCGTGCGCGAATTGGCTCAACGCGGCAAATTCGTGGCCACGGTCGGCGGCGAACATACGATTACATTCGCGCCGGTCAATGCGATGAAAGACGTCTACCCTGATTTAAGCATCCTTTATATAGACGCTCATGCGGATTTAAGAGACAGCTATGAGGGCACGCCTTGGAACCATGCCTGCGCGCTGAGGCGTTCGATCGAGGCTTGTCATTCGGCTGGGGGACGTGGCGTGACCGCATTGGTGGGCATACGCAGCATGGACGTTACCGAAGCGCGTTATATTCAAGACAACCGGACGTTGGCTTTATTCGATGCGCATCGCTGCCGCCGGCTGGCAACCGAGATCAACCGCATCATCGAGCATTTAGGCGAGCATGTTTATATTTCGATCGATTTAGACGGCCTCGACCCTTCCGTGATCCCGGGCGTGGGCACGCCGCAGCCCGGTGGGTTGGGCTGGTACGATTTGCTCGATTTGCTCAAAGCGGTTTTTGATCATCGCAAGGTCGTGGGCGTTGATTTGATGGAACTGGCTCCGTTGAAAGGCCAGGTTGTTTCGGAATTTGCGGCGGCCAAGCTTCTTTATCGCGTGTTCGGGTATGCGGCCCGCGGCCGGCCGCTCGCGACAAAATGA